From the Priestia koreensis genome, one window contains:
- a CDS encoding excisionase family DNA-binding protein, with the protein MYLTIQETAEYLSVEESHVKALVLQGKIRALYDGNEYLIYKKQFDTHFEQLEKYKQYVEEVLNEPIPEDMDVKDED; encoded by the coding sequence ATGTATTTAACGATTCAAGAAACAGCTGAGTATTTGTCCGTAGAGGAGTCGCATGTCAAAGCACTCGTTTTACAAGGGAAAATTCGTGCACTTTATGATGGGAATGAATATCTCATTTATAAGAAGCAGTTCGATACACATTTTGAGCAACTAGAGAAATATAAGCAGTACGTAGAAGAGGTTTTAAATGAACCAATTCCAGAAGACATGGATGTAAAAGATGAAGATTAA
- a CDS encoding GIY-YIG nuclease family protein, with the protein MKKFELTMGTNTNRQLQNDWNSFGQHGFSIEVLEVLKDDREAHLDTKTALKKLEEQWLEKLNPYGDRGYHTKKRRCKEVNS; encoded by the coding sequence ATGAAGAAATTTGAACTGACAATGGGAACGAATACGAACAGGCAACTGCAAAATGACTGGAATTCATTTGGACAGCATGGTTTTTCTATTGAGGTATTAGAAGTATTAAAAGACGATAGAGAGGCCCATTTGGATACAAAAACAGCATTAAAAAAACTAGAAGAGCAGTGGCTTGAAAAGCTAAATCCTTATGGAGATCGTGGTTATCATACAAAAAAGAGGCGTTGTAAAGAGGTGAATTCTTAG
- a CDS encoding dynamin family protein, producing the protein MTLEKQLIRKTYYKTFLPEESEHPIRVLGEAFLEEQKKDLYDVSFIRFAQGEVYYHHKDFEAAIFKWENINGELEGWARKNVGDAYYESGLLDVAEGIYKSIETDAETLRAEVAFQLFSLYEEQQKFDSADEVIKKAVAENPAYPNLTEVARTFYEEQHDWSSALDLAIGESIRTESTKWFDVLIHYVSEGHIQAQTPTYFHDVLAVFHNISEDRFVELIVALWEHYKQTSSYIEWLEEINSLLIELDIQASAVWDRVSNLFDETYRGLIAGTYFIRQLEELVPPLLTNWLKVTQPVKALFASSAVWAWNELFPSTLAANTVTEAENTIFRSTTSIDGLSYSIDLFEAVIQWTKVVKVDVGYKLKWWANQMVDLNTHNVLVAGSVRSGKSTFINSLLQEPLLSGSPAPVVVMNDDHIEVSEITEDHVEVGTELSGLQTITSRAREVKNALIEVRLPNQFLKGQHYAFIDTPGLNSNAKERNDLGEFAPLSDGMLFVLDANTPFTSQERDRLLRLKEQVPELSIHFLLNKMDAIQDAEEAATLVDHTESAIQEHFPNAKVFPYSSKYAVDDQVNDLTEFLQSSYGFTTRNLEEERAMKLLQVVRNTLTYLLRKRVEVENELIDSISWNEDMVVRLNGFINSLSDVEEEKISIISGSYRSIKEEIKDEVQAHIPELLRGCSDLITEDSDFRNLHVELNEKMNERIQEYLQLDVLPKFRQLVQNWIEKSNEEFSSSQVYLDEMSETFNGIYEGKTLKLACDFKVLDDWSRDVHRMTSRVQIEEENIWLRFKPSQFMLKSAGKLFGAFSQNNQLLHNQYQRYVENEDYTDVTNSIVRKFFLQFDLFEKGLDVDIKIFFRGPFQVLQETVDQTEVEINQSKEQLDDMKANPELYQDPLKLFELKLRQYELMIRAQ; encoded by the coding sequence ATGACGTTAGAAAAACAATTGATCAGAAAAACTTATTATAAGACGTTTTTACCTGAAGAGTCAGAGCATCCGATTCGTGTGCTCGGAGAAGCTTTTTTAGAGGAGCAGAAAAAGGATTTATACGATGTATCATTTATCCGCTTTGCGCAAGGTGAAGTGTATTATCATCATAAAGATTTTGAAGCGGCTATTTTTAAGTGGGAAAACATCAACGGTGAGCTTGAAGGCTGGGCTCGTAAAAATGTTGGGGATGCCTACTATGAGAGTGGACTTCTAGATGTTGCGGAGGGAATCTACAAATCGATTGAGACCGATGCAGAAACGCTTCGTGCAGAGGTTGCTTTTCAACTGTTCTCACTATACGAAGAGCAGCAAAAGTTTGATTCGGCAGATGAAGTGATTAAAAAAGCTGTAGCAGAAAACCCGGCTTATCCAAATCTGACGGAAGTTGCGCGTACATTTTATGAAGAACAGCATGATTGGAGCAGTGCGCTTGATTTAGCAATTGGGGAGTCCATTCGCACGGAATCAACGAAATGGTTTGATGTGCTTATTCATTATGTGAGTGAAGGTCATATACAAGCCCAGACGCCTACTTATTTCCATGATGTGTTAGCTGTCTTCCACAACATTAGCGAAGATCGATTTGTGGAACTAATCGTCGCGCTTTGGGAACATTACAAGCAAACATCTTCTTATATTGAATGGTTAGAAGAGATCAATTCATTGTTGATTGAACTAGATATCCAGGCTTCAGCGGTTTGGGACCGAGTATCTAACTTATTTGATGAAACGTACCGTGGACTTATTGCAGGAACTTACTTTATTCGTCAGTTGGAAGAACTTGTTCCGCCACTTTTAACGAACTGGCTAAAAGTAACACAACCTGTAAAAGCATTATTTGCTTCATCAGCTGTTTGGGCTTGGAACGAGTTGTTTCCTTCTACGCTTGCAGCAAATACCGTAACAGAGGCAGAAAATACAATTTTCCGCTCAACCACGTCAATTGATGGCTTGAGTTACAGCATTGATCTATTTGAAGCGGTCATTCAGTGGACAAAAGTAGTGAAGGTAGATGTGGGTTACAAGCTAAAATGGTGGGCAAATCAAATGGTTGATTTGAATACTCATAATGTATTAGTAGCTGGTTCTGTGCGAAGCGGTAAGTCAACGTTTATTAATTCACTTCTGCAAGAGCCTCTTCTATCTGGAAGCCCGGCACCTGTTGTTGTTATGAACGATGATCATATTGAAGTGAGCGAGATCACCGAAGATCACGTTGAAGTAGGGACAGAGCTTAGCGGCTTACAAACGATTACGAGCCGTGCTAGAGAAGTAAAAAATGCGCTAATTGAAGTGCGCCTTCCAAACCAATTCTTAAAAGGTCAGCACTATGCATTTATTGATACACCCGGATTGAATAGTAATGCGAAAGAGCGTAATGATTTAGGAGAGTTTGCACCACTTTCAGATGGAATGCTATTTGTACTAGATGCTAATACGCCGTTTACATCACAAGAACGAGATCGCTTGTTGCGTTTGAAGGAGCAAGTGCCAGAGTTGTCTATTCATTTCTTACTTAATAAAATGGATGCAATTCAAGACGCAGAAGAGGCAGCTACTCTTGTTGATCATACAGAATCTGCTATTCAAGAACACTTCCCAAATGCGAAGGTATTCCCATATTCTTCGAAATATGCCGTTGATGATCAGGTGAATGATTTAACGGAGTTTTTACAGTCAAGCTATGGATTTACGACACGTAATCTAGAAGAAGAACGTGCAATGAAACTCTTACAAGTAGTTCGAAATACGCTTACTTATCTACTTCGTAAGCGCGTAGAAGTTGAAAATGAGCTCATCGATTCTATTTCGTGGAACGAAGATATGGTCGTACGCTTAAACGGCTTTATTAATAGCTTAAGTGATGTAGAGGAAGAGAAAATAAGTATTATTTCAGGTTCGTATCGTTCGATTAAAGAAGAAATCAAAGATGAGGTGCAAGCGCATATCCCAGAGCTTCTTCGTGGATGTTCAGATTTAATTACGGAGGACAGCGATTTCCGTAATCTGCACGTAGAGTTAAATGAAAAAATGAATGAGCGAATTCAAGAATACTTACAGCTAGACGTACTGCCGAAATTCCGTCAGCTTGTTCAGAATTGGATTGAAAAATCGAATGAAGAGTTCTCCAGCAGTCAAGTATATTTAGATGAGATGAGTGAAACGTTTAACGGCATTTATGAAGGGAAGACGTTAAAACTCGCGTGCGACTTCAAAGTACTTGATGATTGGAGCCGCGATGTTCATCGTATGACAAGTCGTGTTCAAATTGAAGAGGAAAACATCTGGCTACGCTTCAAGCCTTCACAATTCATGCTGAAAAGTGCTGGTAAGCTATTCGGAGCCTTCTCTCAAAACAATCAGCTTCTGCATAATCAGTATCAGAGATATGTAGAAAATGAGGACTACACGGACGTAACAAATTCAATTGTTCGCAAGTTCTTCCTTCAATTCGACCTGTTTGAAAAAGGGCTTGATGTGGATATTAAAATTTTCTTTAGAGGTCCATTCCAAGTACTGCAAGAAACGGTTGATCAAACAGAAGTGGAAATCAATCAAAGCAAAGAACAGCTTGATGATATGAAGGCAAATCCCGAGCTATATCAAGATCCATTAAAATTATTTGAATTGAAGCTTCGTCAATATGAGCTGATGATTCGTGCTCAATAA
- a CDS encoding sugar-binding protein, producing MVKKKAYVVLIIILGVFIYLLWSFFRTSYQIQQSVHNMDLRYQQPSANQQHIVLISQELDNPYWRSVEKGARNAADKWDMQMEYIGPIRINPDEQIRYLEKAIASKVDGIIVQGSRDPKLLSLLTKAKQKHIPILTIDTDAPNSERLAYIGTDNFTSGKLLGEYVAKRMNGKGTIGVIMGSRSADNHKLRVKGFLESIKSYPELSVKSIEESNISQIQASQMAEKMMRAYPDINVMVGTSALDGLGIIQAAENIGRESIHIYGFDNLKETKQAIQTGKMEATLEQEPAMMGYKSVQLLHQVFTGHSVKAQYFTPIDVLRKEDVK from the coding sequence TTGGTAAAGAAAAAGGCATATGTTGTACTTATTATCATCTTAGGAGTGTTCATCTATCTTTTATGGTCTTTTTTTCGAACGTCCTATCAAATTCAGCAGTCCGTTCACAACATGGATCTGCGCTATCAGCAGCCATCTGCCAATCAACAGCACATCGTGTTAATTTCACAAGAACTAGATAATCCGTATTGGCGAAGCGTTGAAAAAGGAGCGAGGAACGCTGCTGATAAATGGGACATGCAGATGGAATATATCGGCCCCATTCGTATTAATCCTGATGAACAGATTCGTTATTTAGAGAAAGCGATTGCTTCGAAAGTAGATGGGATTATCGTTCAAGGATCTCGTGACCCCAAACTGCTTTCTCTTTTGACGAAAGCAAAACAAAAGCACATCCCTATCCTAACGATTGATACGGATGCCCCGAACAGTGAACGTCTTGCTTATATTGGGACAGACAATTTTACATCAGGAAAATTATTGGGCGAGTATGTGGCAAAGAGGATGAACGGAAAAGGTACCATTGGCGTCATTATGGGAAGCCGATCAGCAGATAACCATAAGCTCCGCGTAAAGGGTTTTTTAGAGTCTATTAAGTCTTACCCAGAGCTATCTGTTAAATCCATTGAAGAGTCTAATATTTCGCAAATCCAAGCGTCACAGATGGCGGAAAAAATGATGAGAGCTTACCCTGACATTAATGTGATGGTTGGAACAAGCGCTTTAGACGGATTAGGCATTATCCAAGCTGCTGAAAATATCGGCAGAGAAAGTATTCATATATACGGGTTCGATAATCTAAAGGAAACAAAACAAGCAATTCAAACCGGTAAAATGGAGGCTACGCTAGAGCAAGAACCAGCGATGATGGGATATAAATCGGTGCAATTACTTCATCAGGTTTTTACAGGTCATTCAGTGAAGGCACAATATTTTACACCGATTGATGTGCTTCGTAAGGAGGATGTGAAATGA
- a CDS encoding sensor histidine kinase, which translates to MSIRNKLFIFIPLLVIFLNFIFFLIFYSGKQVQESYHVVTERILLYKQITDGSKHNLRTLNQHLTSQDDKSLQAFQREKLSLKNLRSQLAEQENIGTSHTLMIQDLEHMIDSFVEEEEATIFALQKGDLAQYTLHYAEAEKTSSFIREEGQNLVDAELSFYQPFYKNILRHTEVINRLGAALFIMTTVVSIGLAIWLSRSITNPINHLVQAARRISHGEVSPDMPKGNDRDEIGILASAFQHMLKSLKELNEKQLESVEKDRLVKELELKALQNQINPHFLFNTLNALSKLAFIEGAEKTSDLTISVSNLLRYNLQKLDQPVTLREEVENVREYFAIQKARFRERITFQTVIDEEAMNHLVPCLTLQPIIENAFVHGIEGMEEGAVICLRIQKQEDTVKISIEDNGVGMSEETKQSLLRMEQGAVPSTSTGIGTVNVFKRLELFYETNNLVRIESKEGEGTLIMFHLPHTPMQEQ; encoded by the coding sequence ATGAGTATTCGAAATAAGCTCTTTATTTTCATCCCCCTTTTGGTCATTTTTTTAAATTTTATTTTCTTTTTAATCTTTTATAGCGGTAAGCAAGTGCAAGAAAGCTATCATGTTGTGACAGAGCGAATTCTACTGTATAAACAAATTACAGATGGCTCTAAACACAATCTCCGTACGCTCAATCAGCACTTAACGTCTCAAGATGATAAGAGTTTACAAGCCTTTCAGAGAGAAAAATTATCGCTAAAGAACCTACGTTCACAGCTAGCAGAGCAAGAAAACATCGGCACTAGCCATACGCTAATGATTCAAGATTTGGAACATATGATTGATAGCTTTGTGGAGGAAGAAGAGGCGACCATTTTTGCTCTGCAAAAAGGTGACTTAGCGCAATATACGCTTCATTACGCAGAAGCTGAAAAAACATCCTCGTTTATACGAGAAGAAGGACAGAATCTTGTTGATGCAGAGCTTAGCTTTTATCAGCCGTTCTATAAAAATATTTTGCGACATACGGAAGTGATTAATCGATTGGGCGCGGCCTTGTTCATTATGACGACGGTTGTCAGCATTGGACTTGCGATTTGGCTATCTCGCAGCATCACAAATCCTATTAACCATTTAGTTCAGGCAGCGAGAAGAATCTCTCACGGGGAAGTCTCGCCTGATATGCCAAAAGGAAACGATCGAGATGAAATTGGCATTCTCGCATCAGCTTTTCAACATATGCTGAAAAGTTTGAAGGAACTAAATGAGAAGCAGCTTGAAAGTGTTGAAAAGGATCGGCTTGTGAAGGAGCTAGAGCTAAAAGCGCTTCAAAATCAAATTAACCCGCATTTTTTATTTAATACGCTAAATGCCCTATCAAAGCTTGCTTTTATTGAGGGCGCTGAGAAAACGAGCGATTTAACCATTTCCGTTTCAAATCTGTTGCGCTACAATCTTCAAAAACTTGATCAGCCTGTGACGTTACGTGAAGAGGTAGAGAATGTGAGAGAATACTTTGCGATTCAAAAAGCACGTTTTAGAGAGCGTATTACGTTTCAAACGGTTATTGACGAAGAAGCAATGAATCATCTAGTTCCCTGTCTCACACTGCAACCGATTATTGAAAACGCTTTTGTGCATGGCATTGAGGGAATGGAAGAAGGGGCCGTTATTTGCCTGCGTATTCAAAAGCAAGAAGACACTGTGAAAATTTCAATTGAAGATAACGGAGTAGGAATGTCGGAGGAAACGAAACAATCCTTGCTTCGTATGGAGCAGGGTGCTGTGCCATCTACTAGTACGGGAATTGGAACTGTTAATGTTTTCAAACGTCTTGAGCTATTTTATGAAACGAACAACCTTGTGCGTATTGAAAGTAAGGAGGGAGAAGGAACGCTCATAATGTTTCATCTACCACACACACCGATGCAGGAACAATAA
- a CDS encoding response regulator: MYRLLIADDEALEREGLELLIGRKMPNTFEVFQASNGRQAIELAEEYRPDIVLMDIKMPGIQGLEALKQIKAIDHRIKMVLITAYDYFSYAQEAVSIGVKDYLLKPAKREQVVETLNKLLQELEEERAKRSHELGVEETLAELIPVVESELAMMLMFNQVQEVDVNRLAQIANFSVRRGYSIIVYLAEAYADEGEKKKLHDELKNMLKTVTRCLVSPLFQNEIAIFIPVTDQYDPKQSEGFRVKINTFIEERFGLSARVVIGAVQIGLPGLQKSYQDAKQSLLPAEHQESDKQQTIIEKAQSFVNQHYAEDVSMEQVAEWVNLSSYYFSKVFKSESGQTFTDYLTEVRMEKAKQFIANMELSLKEICFLVGYKDPNYFSRAFKRYTGMTPTDYRNIL; this comes from the coding sequence ATGTACCGTCTATTAATTGCTGACGATGAGGCATTGGAACGTGAAGGATTAGAGTTGTTAATCGGTCGGAAAATGCCCAATACTTTTGAGGTTTTTCAAGCTTCTAACGGCAGACAGGCCATTGAACTTGCTGAAGAGTATAGACCTGATATTGTCTTGATGGACATTAAAATGCCTGGTATTCAAGGTCTAGAAGCCCTAAAGCAAATAAAAGCGATTGATCATCGAATTAAAATGGTGCTTATTACAGCGTATGACTACTTTTCCTACGCCCAGGAAGCTGTTTCAATTGGCGTGAAAGACTATTTGTTGAAGCCTGCTAAACGAGAGCAGGTAGTCGAAACGCTAAACAAACTTCTTCAAGAGTTAGAAGAGGAACGTGCAAAAAGAAGTCATGAGCTAGGCGTAGAAGAAACGTTAGCGGAACTCATTCCTGTTGTAGAAAGTGAGCTTGCTATGATGTTGATGTTCAATCAGGTACAAGAGGTTGATGTTAATCGTTTGGCACAAATTGCGAACTTTTCGGTAAGAAGAGGCTATTCAATAATCGTTTATTTAGCAGAGGCTTATGCTGATGAAGGAGAGAAAAAGAAACTCCACGACGAGCTCAAGAATATGCTCAAGACCGTTACGCGCTGCTTAGTAAGTCCACTTTTTCAAAATGAGATTGCCATCTTTATTCCTGTTACAGATCAGTACGATCCAAAACAAAGTGAAGGTTTTCGTGTGAAGATCAATACGTTTATTGAGGAACGGTTTGGGTTGTCCGCTCGAGTTGTAATTGGTGCGGTGCAGATAGGATTGCCTGGTTTGCAGAAATCCTATCAGGATGCGAAGCAAAGCCTTTTACCCGCAGAGCATCAAGAGTCAGATAAGCAACAGACTATTATCGAGAAAGCTCAATCCTTTGTTAACCAACACTATGCTGAAGATGTTTCGATGGAACAGGTGGCAGAATGGGTAAATTTAAGCTCTTATTATTTTAGTAAAGTCTTTAAAAGCGAGAGCGGCCAAACGTTTACGGATTATTTAACAGAAGTTCGGATGGAAAAGGCCAAACAGTTTATTGCCAACATGGAACTAAGCTTGAAGGAAATTTGCTTTCTAGTGGGATATAAAGATCCAAACTATTTTAGCCGTGCATTTAAGCGTTACACAGGGATGACGCCTACTGATTACCGAAATATATTGTGA
- a CDS encoding sodium:solute symporter family protein, protein MGEAIFHPKFVDYSIILVYFAFVILVGVGLKSKMKTGEDFFLSGRSIPGWITSIAFLSANLGAVEMLGMAASGYQYGFMTAHYYWLGAVPAMVFLGIFMMPFYYGSKARSVPEFLKFRYNEATRGFNAISFAVMTILMSGISLYAMALILKVLLGWSMNMSIVLSALIVLVYVGVGGLTSSIYNEVIQFFLIWIGLLPITFLALIDVGGWDGLMSRIPENLTHTWVGTSTAAGNGMSVEWIGLVLGLGFVLSFGYWTTDFLVVQRAMAAKDMTAARNTPIMASFLKILMPLLTVIPGLAAIILLPKLGTVDHGGNYDMVLPLLMAKYYPTGLLGLGITALLASFMSGMAGNVTAFTTVWTYDIYQAYIKKEASDKHYLFMGRLATAGGIIISIGTAYIAMGFPSIMDYIQTLFGFFNAPLFAIFLLGMTWKRATGWGGFWGLLVGTLTAAILYFGLPSDYFPSAAAGNFWRAWWAFFAAFVVEILVSFFTKPKKPAELIGLVYGVGDKLKEPNLPWYRKPSILGTISMVIFVAVNIWAF, encoded by the coding sequence ATGGGAGAAGCAATTTTTCATCCAAAATTCGTAGACTATTCAATTATTTTAGTATACTTTGCTTTTGTAATTTTAGTAGGGGTCGGTTTAAAGAGCAAAATGAAGACTGGAGAAGACTTTTTCTTATCAGGACGCTCTATTCCAGGATGGATTACGAGTATTGCCTTTTTATCTGCTAACCTTGGGGCAGTAGAGATGTTAGGAATGGCTGCAAGCGGTTATCAATACGGCTTTATGACAGCTCATTACTATTGGTTAGGGGCAGTACCTGCAATGGTATTCTTAGGGATATTCATGATGCCATTTTATTACGGTTCAAAGGCAAGATCTGTTCCGGAATTTTTAAAATTCCGCTACAACGAAGCAACACGCGGATTTAATGCTATTTCATTCGCAGTAATGACAATCTTAATGTCAGGGATTAGCTTATATGCGATGGCCCTTATTTTAAAAGTGTTGCTTGGATGGTCAATGAATATGAGTATTGTTTTATCTGCTCTAATCGTCCTAGTTTATGTAGGAGTCGGCGGATTAACATCCTCTATTTATAATGAGGTCATTCAGTTTTTCTTAATTTGGATTGGATTGTTACCGATTACATTCCTTGCGCTAATTGATGTAGGCGGTTGGGATGGACTTATGTCTAGAATACCGGAGAATCTCACACATACGTGGGTGGGGACATCAACCGCAGCTGGAAACGGGATGAGCGTCGAATGGATAGGGCTCGTTTTAGGACTCGGTTTTGTCCTGTCATTTGGATACTGGACAACAGATTTCCTTGTTGTACAGCGTGCAATGGCCGCAAAAGATATGACAGCAGCAAGAAACACACCGATTATGGCATCATTCTTGAAGATTTTAATGCCGTTGCTAACGGTTATTCCAGGACTTGCGGCGATTATTTTACTGCCAAAGCTTGGAACAGTTGATCACGGTGGAAACTATGACATGGTTTTACCTTTGCTAATGGCAAAGTACTATCCAACTGGCTTGCTAGGCCTTGGAATTACAGCTTTACTTGCTTCATTCATGTCAGGTATGGCGGGTAACGTTACAGCGTTCACTACTGTATGGACGTATGATATTTACCAAGCCTATATTAAAAAAGAAGCATCTGATAAACATTATTTATTCATGGGTCGTCTAGCGACGGCTGGGGGAATCATCATTAGTATTGGAACGGCCTATATTGCCATGGGATTCCCAAGCATTATGGATTATATCCAAACGCTATTCGGATTCTTTAATGCACCTCTGTTTGCGATTTTCTTACTTGGAATGACGTGGAAACGTGCAACAGGATGGGGAGGCTTCTGGGGATTATTAGTTGGGACATTAACGGCTGCAATCTTGTATTTCGGCTTACCGTCCGATTATTTCCCAAGTGCCGCTGCAGGGAACTTTTGGAGAGCATGGTGGGCATTCTTTGCTGCTTTTGTCGTCGAAATTCTAGTGAGCTTTTTCACCAAGCCGAAGAAGCCAGCAGAGCTTATTGGACTTGTATACGGTGTAGGAGACAAGTTGAAAGAGCCGAATCTTCCTTGGTATCGTAAGCCATCCATTCTCGGTACAATTTCAATGGTCATCTTTGTAGCCGTTAACATTTGGGCATTTTAA
- a CDS encoding Bug family tripartite tricarboxylate transporter substrate binding protein has protein sequence MFKMKKLSVLMCASAMVVGLAACNGEGASTKGGAKGSDYPNRAITVVAPSGAGGGWDLTARSFTKILSETKAVDEPLTVENKPGGGGAVFMAQYATQEADNNDMLFVNSPPIIINNLKKEGNSPYGYKNTTPLAQLTKDYGAIVVRADSKFKDLKSLLDEVKKDPTKLTFAGGSAPGSMDHLISILPAYKYGVDPTKIKYVSYDGGGEAITSLLGKNADVIGTDVSSVREFLKAGKIRVLATTAPERSKDNQLKDIPTAKEQGVDAEFLIWRGVFGPEKMSKDAKDYWEKTIGKLVESDEWKKEVETQGWEMEYKDAKEFTSFLKDQEEQVTQLLDALGMKK, from the coding sequence ATGTTTAAAATGAAAAAGCTGTCTGTGTTAATGTGTGCAAGCGCTATGGTTGTCGGATTAGCGGCATGTAATGGAGAAGGAGCTTCTACTAAAGGAGGAGCCAAAGGAAGCGATTATCCAAATCGTGCAATTACGGTTGTAGCACCATCAGGAGCAGGTGGTGGATGGGATTTAACGGCTCGCTCGTTTACAAAAATTTTGAGCGAAACAAAGGCGGTTGACGAGCCCCTAACGGTCGAGAACAAACCAGGCGGCGGTGGAGCTGTTTTTATGGCACAGTATGCAACCCAAGAGGCTGATAACAATGACATGTTATTTGTCAATTCCCCACCAATCATTATTAATAACTTGAAAAAAGAAGGAAATAGCCCGTACGGCTATAAAAATACAACGCCCTTAGCACAGTTGACGAAGGATTATGGAGCGATCGTTGTAAGAGCAGACTCAAAGTTTAAAGATTTGAAGTCATTGCTAGATGAAGTGAAAAAGGATCCAACTAAATTAACGTTTGCTGGGGGATCCGCACCGGGTTCAATGGATCATCTAATCTCCATTCTTCCCGCTTACAAGTACGGAGTTGATCCAACGAAAATTAAATATGTTTCGTATGACGGTGGAGGAGAAGCCATTACGTCGCTATTAGGAAAAAATGCGGATGTTATCGGAACGGACGTATCAAGCGTACGTGAGTTTTTAAAGGCAGGAAAAATTCGTGTATTAGCAACCACTGCACCTGAGCGTTCAAAGGACAATCAATTAAAAGATATCCCGACTGCTAAAGAACAAGGGGTAGACGCAGAATTCCTAATTTGGCGTGGTGTATTCGGCCCAGAAAAAATGTCTAAAGATGCAAAAGATTACTGGGAAAAGACAATTGGCAAACTTGTAGAATCTGATGAATGGAAGAAAGAAGTAGAAACGCAAGGATGGGAAATGGAATACAAAGATGCAAAAGAATTCACTTCGTTCCTAAAAGATCAAGAAGAGCAAGTGACGCAGCTTCTAGATGCATTAGGAATGAAAAAGTAA
- a CDS encoding tripartite tricarboxylate transporter TctB family protein, with protein MDVKFDRIAAVLFLLVGVLFMYGSRQIASSAYGSVVGPDIFPLVLGGILILLSLRLFYETFRYQVKSGEKVEMQYKLFVIIFIATLIYVLTLETIGYVITTFVFLLVCFQAMEKGKWIKSFIISAAFSGIVYYVFVDILKGTLPGWPVWF; from the coding sequence ATGGACGTTAAATTTGATCGTATTGCTGCTGTACTGTTTCTCCTAGTTGGCGTGCTGTTTATGTATGGAAGTAGACAAATTGCTAGCTCGGCATATGGAAGTGTTGTAGGACCCGATATTTTTCCCCTCGTATTAGGTGGGATTTTAATTTTACTTAGCCTCCGTCTTTTCTATGAAACGTTCCGCTATCAGGTGAAAAGCGGTGAAAAGGTAGAAATGCAGTATAAACTTTTTGTCATCATTTTTATTGCGACATTAATTTATGTGTTAACACTTGAAACGATTGGATATGTCATTACAACTTTTGTGTTTTTGCTTGTATGCTTTCAAGCGATGGAAAAGGGAAAATGGATCAAATCCTTCATCATTTCCGCAGCTTTTTCAGGAATTGTGTATTACGTATTTGTTGATATTTTAAAAGGAACATTACCGGGATGGCCAGTTTGGTTTTAG